GCGCTGCTTCGCGCGGTCGGAGCCTTTGGCCATGCCGGCCACGAGGGCGTCGGCGACCGACTTGTCGCCCGTGCGGGCCAGCCCCCCGAGGGCGGCGGAGCGCACGTCGTCGTTGGCGTCGCCCGCGAGCTTGAGCAGGGCCGGCGCGGCCGCCGCGTCCCCGCGCGTGGCCAGCGCGTTGGCGAAGGCGACCTTCCAGGCGGGGTCGGTGGCGGCCTGGAGCGCGGCCACGAGCTTGGCCGTGGCCGCGGGCGCGGGGTTGTGCTGGAGGGCCGTGCGGGCGCGCTCGCGCACCAGATCGTCCTTGTCGTTCAGTTGAGCGGCCACGGCGTCCACCGCCTCGGCGCGCCCGATGAGCTGAAGCTGCTTGAGGAACCACACGCGTGGCCATTTGCCGAGGTCGGGCCTCGCGAGGCGGGCGGTCATCGCCTTGCACACGGCCAGGCGCTTCGCCTCGGCGCCGGGCGCGCCGGCGCGCCAGCAGAGGTCCTGGAACGCCTGCTCGGGCTTCTGGCGGTCGCCCAGGTTCTCGCTGCTCATCGCGGGCAGCCAGGCGTCGAGCACCTGGCCGTAGGCCGCTTCGAGATTCGCGGGCGGGTTCGGCCCGTCGAGCTGTTGGACCAGCTCCTCCACGCTCGCTTCGCCGGCGAGTGCGGTGCCGGCCAGCGCGGCAAACGACAGAGCCCAGGTGAGCCTCGGCAATCTCATGTCTCTCTCCTCAGAAGCCTCCGCGTGCAGGTGCGCACGCCTTGCCGGAAATCGGCGATCGGGAAGGCCAATCGGAAGTCACGACAGCTTCCACGGCTCCCGGTAGGGGTAGTGGAGCAGGCGGTTGGCCTCGTCGTCGCCGACGAACTCCTCCTTCTCGGGATCCCAGCGCAGCTTGCGGCCGATGCGCCAGGCGATGTTGCCCAGGTTGCACAGGCTCGTGGCGCGGTGGGCGATCGCCACGTCCATCACAGGCCGCCGCCGCGTGCGCACGCAGTCGAGCAGGTTGCCCATGTGGTTGTTGCTGCGGTAGAGCTCGATCTCGCCGGGACGCGCCTCGAACTTGGCCTTGGGCTCGGTGTCGAAGTTGTCCCAGGACGACAGGGTGTCTTTGTCGCCGATGTAGAAGGCGCCGTACTCGCCGCCCTTGGGTTCGCCGGGCTGGTCCCAGTGGAGGGTCCAATCCGGGTTCTTGAATTCGTAGGTGACGCTCATGCGCACGGGGTTGTCGAAGAGGCCGTCGGGGCGGTCGCCGGTGGCCTCGATGGAGACGGGGCCGGTGTGGTCCACGTTCATCGCCCAGGCCACGATGCCGAAGATGTGGGCGCCGCGGTCGCGGATGTTGCCGCCGCCGCTGCACATGAGCCAGCGGAAGTTGCCGTGGCAGGTGGCGGGATGATAGGGGAAGAACGGCAGCGGGCCGAGCCAGCGGTCGTAGTCGAGCTGCGGGGGCACAGGCTGCGGCGGCGCGGGCGGATGGGTGGGGTTGGGGTAGTGCCAGCATCGGACCTCGCGCACGGTGCCGCAGTAGCCGTTGCGGATGTACTGGGCCACGTGGCGGCCGTGCATCGAGCGCCACTGGGTGCCCATCTGCACCACGCGGTGGTAGCGGCGCGCGGCGGCCACCATGGCCTGGCCCTCGCGAATGGTGACG
The Planctomycetota bacterium genome window above contains:
- a CDS encoding Gfo/Idh/MocA family oxidoreductase, which encodes MGEPTTRRQALAALLAAPYFLTSRALGAEGQAPASDVILTGHIGVGGMGSGHLGHILGRGDARVAAVCDIDAARCDAAYSRTGGTAKKFHDFRELLDQPDIDAVVIASPDHWHPLHTLHACQAGKDVYVEKPLSVTIREGQAMVAAARRYHRVVQMGTQWRSMHGRHVAQYIRNGYCGTVREVRCWHYPNPTHPPAPPQPVPPQLDYDRWLGPLPFFPYHPATCHGNFRWLMCSGGGNIRDRGAHIFGIVAWAMNVDHTGPVSIEATGDRPDGLFDNPVRMSVTYEFKNPDWTLHWDQPGEPKGGEYGAFYIGDKDTLSSWDNFDTEPKAKFEARPGEIELYRSNNHMGNLLDCVRTRRRPVMDVAIAHRATSLCNLGNIAWRIGRKLRWDPEKEEFVGDDEANRLLHYPYREPWKLS